The following coding sequences are from one Lolium rigidum isolate FL_2022 chromosome 6, APGP_CSIRO_Lrig_0.1, whole genome shotgun sequence window:
- the LOC124666118 gene encoding autophagy-related protein 18f, whose translation MRIMSSGASTAASSLRSAGASLVNSIATHDDDGTRDQVQWAGFDKLECGGDTLRQVLLLAYRSGFQVWDVEHADDVRQLESRHDGAVSFMQLLKKPVASKRGEDRFVDSRPLLALAGGGTSTGSGNNNDTNGPVFNGTNGTQHSIGGEKLPTILRFYSLKDHAYVHSMKFRSAVYSIRCSSRVVAVSQATQIHCFDAATLELEYTLLTSPIVSPVSGYGPLGLGPRWIAYSGSPVPVPNTGRVSPQLLSVSPLVPSPGSNGSVVAYYAKESSKQLAAGIVTLGDVGYKKLSKYYSDLNGSGTMKQGNGFKANGVTNGHTIDSEYAGMVIVRDIVSKSMIVQFRAHTSPISALCFDPSGTLLVTASIHGRNINVFRIMPSVDGNTSEDGPNGTCVHLYKLQRGITNAVIKDISFSDDSEWILISSSRGTSHFFAISPYSGSTSFHYSDNSLAENNHIVDSKVKHAAHWSQNTPTSLGLSQKMLSVSGPPVSLSVVSRIRNGSNLLKGAVHGAAAFATGVSSPIAGAIASTFHNCKGGVHSDGSSLCMKYYLLVFSPSGSIIQYVLHHSAEQDSGVDFPSDAVSYGSQRETDTKFVIEALQKWDVCQKRNRRDTAESNLYNDYDSGENNKLFQKVVRKGNSIYPSNSAAVERLKLSADENHKYYISESELQTHVLQIPVWSRSGVHFQVIGGGTLEADTSDDISGETEIEKVWTRNIESRSKNLTPVFDSLHTSRYQQTRVNMPDSNRTGLLQRQKSGFSADGRLSRRSSSSSLDCMSEVPNSADDNSSGQYLVEDSAAAVNKNSILNHQAELVNNTESLNMEALLGVVNSKEDCVDRELLPDL comes from the exons ATGCGGATCATGTCCTCGGGGGCATCCACGGCCGCATCCTCCCTACGCTCCGCCGGAGCCTCGCTCGTCAACTCCATCGCCACCCACGACGACGACGGGACACGCGACCAG GTACAATGGGCTGGGTTTGATAAACTTGAATGCGGAGGTGACACACTGCGGCAGGTTTTGCTGCTAGCGTACAGATCTGGCTTCCAAGTATGGGATGTTGAGCATGCTGATGATGTCAGACAGCTAGAATCCAGACACGATGGTGCGGTTTCTTTCATGCAGCTGCTAAAGAAACCAGTTGCCTCGAAGAGAGGCGAAGACAGATTTGTAGATTCACGGCCATTGCTAGCCCTTGCTGGTGGTGGAACTAGCACAGGAAGTGGAAACAACAACGATACCAATGGCCCTGTCTTCAATGGAACAAATGGCACTCAGCATAGTATTGGCGGTGAAAAACTGCCTACCATCCTTCGCTTTTATTCACTGAAGGACCATGCTTACGTCCATTCAATGAAGTTCAGATCAGCCGTCTATTCCATTAGGTGCAGTTCTAGAGTTGTAGCTGTTTCTCAGGCTACTCAG ATACATTGTTTTGATGCTGCAACATTGGAGCTGGAATATACACTTCTTACAAGCCCTATAGTTTCACCGGTTTCAGGTTATGGCCCACTTGGATTAGGTCCTAGATGGATTGCATATTCTGGGAGTCCAGTTCCAGTTCCAAATACTGGCCGTGTTAGCCCTCAACTTCTTAGTGTGTCTCCCTTAGTCCCATCTCCTGGTTCAAACGGCAGTGTGGTGGCATACTATGCAAAAGAATCAAGCAAGCAATTGGCGGCTGGCATTGTAACGCTCGGTGATGTTGGATATAAGAAGCTTTCCAAGTATTATTCAGACCTAAATGGTAGTGGTACTATGAAGCAGGGGAACGGCTTCAAAGCAAATGGAGTAACAAATGGACATACTATTGACAGTGAATATGCTGGAATG GTCATTGTCCGAGATATTGTCTCTAAATCAATGATAGTTCAGTTCAGGGCACATACTAGTCCGATTTCAGCACTCTGTTTTGATCCCAGCGGAACTTTGCTCGTGACAGCTTCTATTCATGGCCGAAACATCAATGTTTTTCGCATTATGCCTTCTGTGGATGGCAATACATCAGAAGATGGTCCAAATGGTACCTGTGTTCATTTGTATAAACTGCAAAGAGGCATCACTAATGCG GTCATAAAAGATATCAGCTTTAGCGACGACAGTGAATGGATACTGATTAGCTCGTCGAGGGGAACAAGTCATTTCTTTGCAATATCTCCATATAGTGGATCCACAAGCTTTCACTATAGTGATAACAGCCTTGCAGAAAATAATCATATAGTGGATTCCAAAGTCAAGCATGCTGCTCATTGGTCACAAAACACACCTACCTCTCTGGGCCTCAGTCAGAAAATGCTTTCTGTATCAGGCCCCCCTGTATCATTGTCTGTTGTTAGTAGAATAAGAAATGGGAGTAACTTGTTGAAGGGTGCTGTCCATGGTGCTGCAGCATTTGCGACAGGTGTTTCCAGCCCAATCGCTGGTGCTATTGCTTCAACATTTCACAACTGCAAGGGTGGAGTTCACTCAGATGGCAGTTCACTTTGCATGAAGTATTATTTGCTAGTGTTTTCCCCATCTGGAAGTATCATACAATATGTTCTCCATCACTCGGCTGAACAGGATTCCGGAGTTGATTTTCCTTCGGATGCCGTTTCTTACGGATCCCAAAGGGAAACTGATACAAAGTTTGTTATTGAAGCTCTTCAGAAGTGGGATGTTTGTCAAAAGAGAAATAGACGAGACACTGCTGAGAGTAATTTATATAATGATTATGATAGTGGAGAAAATAATAAACTTTTCCAGAAAGTTGTCAGGAAAGGAAATAGTATCTACCCGTCCAATAGTGCTGCTGTTGAAAGGCTGAAGCTTAGTGCTGATGAAAATCATAAATATTATATTTCTGAGAGTGAACTGCAGACACATGTTTTGCAAATTCCGGTCTGGTCAAGATCTGGG GTACACTTTCAAGTAATAGGGGGCGGAACTTTGGAAGCAGACACCAGTGATGATATTTCAGGGGAAACCGAAATAGAAAAAGTCTGGACTCGTAATATAGAATCAAGGTCAAAGAATCTCACACCAGTCTTTGACTCTCTTCACACATCTAGGTATCAACAGACAAG GGTGAACATGCCTGATAGTAACAGAACTGGTTTGCTGCAGCGACAGAAGTCTGGATTTTCAGCAGATGGTAGACTCTCTCGCAGAAGCAGTTCTAGTTCTTTGGACTGCATGTCTGAAGTTCCAAATAGCGCTGATGATAACAGCTCTGGTCAATATTTAGTAGAAGATAGTGCTGCTGCTGTAAATAAGAACTCAATTCTTAACCACCAAGCCGAGCTTGTAAATAACACTGAGAGCCTGAACATGGAGGCCCTGCTCGGAGTTGTAAATAGCAAAGAGGATTGTGTCGATAGAGAGCTACTCCCAGACCTGTGA
- the LOC124663056 gene encoding peroxidase 3-like gives MALDVILVRLLLVAAVASVLATPGRAGAGAGLAIGFYNETCPNAEELVLEEMRNIVHKDRSLGPALLRLLFHDCFVRGCDGSIMLKSKSLKGERDAIPMSISLRGFNEVERIKAKLEDACPLTVSCADIIIMAARDAVHLTNGPRFPVETGRRDGKVSSCADAENDLAPPGANIVDLKTYFSFKSLSWKDLVVLSGSHTIGRAECAAFAADRLYNNSGKGVQDPTLDKKYAPDLRALCEPGNLKDQTKADMDPGSSHEFDLSYYRNVYSNKGIFVSDQALLDDRWTHDYVERMATAESPDEFFADYAAAMINMGRMEVLTGDNGEIRKICSAWVD, from the exons ATGGCATTGGACGTGATACTCGTCCGGCTGCTGCTCGTCGCGGCCGTCGCGAGCGTCCTGGCGACGCCGGGCCGCGCGGGCGCCGGCGCCGGGCTCGCGATCGGGTTCTACAACGAGACGTGCCCGAACGCGGAGGAGCTGGTGCTGGAGGAGATGCGGAACATCGTCCACAAAGACAGGAGCCTCGGGCCGGCGCTGCTCCGGCTCCtcttccacgactgcttcgtcaGG GGGTGTGACGGGTCGATCATGCTGAAATCGAAGAGCCTCAAAGGGGAGAGGGACGCCATACCGATGAGCATCAGCCTGCGCGGCTTCAACGAGGTCGAGAGGATCAAGGCGAAGCTGGAGGACGCGTGCCCGCTCACCGTGTCTTGCGCCGACATCATCATCATGGCCGCGCGGGATGCCGTGCACCTG ACCAACGGGCCACGGTTCCCGGTGGAGACCGGGCGCCGGGACGGCAAGGTGTCCTCCTGCGCCGACGCGGAGAACGACCTGGCGCCTCCGGGCGCCAACATTGTGGACCTCAAGACCTACTTCAGCTTCAAGAGCCTGTCCTGGAAGGACCTGGTGGTCCTCTCCGGGAGCCACACGATCGGGAGGGCTGAGTGCGCCGCGTTCGCCGCCGACCGGCTGTACAACAACAGCGGGAAAGGGGTGCAGGACCCGACGCTGGACAAGAAGTACGCGCCGGACCTGCGGGCGCTGTGCGAGCCGGGCAACCTCAAGGACCAAACGAAGGCGGACATGGACCCCGGGAGCTCGCACGAGTTCGACCTGAGCTACTACCGGAACGTGTACAGCAACAAGGGCATCTTCGTCTCCGACCAGGCGCTCCTCGACGACAGGTGGACGCACGACTACGTGGAGAGGATGGCGACCGCGGAGTCGCCGGACGAGTTCTTCGCCGACTACGCCGCCGCCATGATCAACATGGGCAGGATGGAGGTGCTCACCGGCGACAACGGCGAGATCAGGAAGATCTGCAGCGCCTGGGTTGACTAA